The stretch of DNA TCGATGATCTCGGCATAGGTGCGGAGTTGTTCCACCGCTGCGGTGCGGTAGGTGTCCACCGTCACGAGCCCGACGCGAGCGCCGTCGCGGAGCCGGTAATTGGCGGCGAGCTTGGCGAGCGTCGTCGTCTTGCCAACGCCTGTCGCACCCACCAGTGCAACGACACGGCGGCCACCCCCCAGACGGATCGGCCCCGTAACAGCGAGCGACTCTCTCACAACGCCCTGCACAACGCTGCGGAAGTGCTCAACGCCATTGGCGCCCCCCGACAGCCGCGACGCCGCCTCACGCACGAGCGACCGCGCGAGTTCCGGCTGCACGTCCGCGGCGAGCAGGTCGCTACAAACTTGGAGCTGAGGGTCGTGGGTGATTGCGGATTGTGGATTGCGGATTGTGGATTGCTGCGGTGGCAAGGCTTCTTTCGCTTTCAATCCGCGATCCGCCATTCGCAATCCGAAATTAGGCGCCAGCCCGCTCCGCGCCGCTTGCTCCGCCAACGGCGACCGGTCCGGCGTCGCCGCGACCTCAACCGCTCGCCCCCGCAAGAACCGTGCGATCGGCCCCGCATTCACCTCGCGCGAGTGCAGTACGGCCGCCTGCGGACCAAACTCCGCACGCACCATCGCCAGGGCGTCGCGAAGCGTTCGGGCTCGGAAGGTCTTGATGTTCATTGGAAAGTTGAAAGGGGGAAAGTGGAATGGGGGATGAAGCGCAAGCGAACTCCTGACTCCGGAGACTCCGCTTTCCCCTTTCCTCTTTCTTTATTCGTTCACCACGCCATGCGTGACGAGCGTCGTGTCTCTAGTGATTTCATTGAAGCTCATCACTACCAACTGCGGCAGCGAGGTCTCGGTGAGTTGCTTGACGGCGGCGCGTACCTGGGGGCTCACCAGCAACACCGGGCTATGACCCTGGGTGGCGAGCTTCTCCGCTTCGGCGCCGATCGCGCGGTTGATCGACTCGATTGCCGTCGGCGCCAAGCGAATAAACAAGCCGCGGTCGGAGTGCTCGAAGCCCGTGCGGATACGGTCCTCGAGCGTCGGGTCGAGCGCAAGGACATGCAACTGCCCGTCGCGGTCGCGATACCGTGTGCAAAGCTGTCGCGCCAAGCGGTGGCGGACGTACTCGGTGAGCAGGATCGGGTCCTTCGACTTCGTCGCGTTGTCGCCGAGCGACTCGAGGATCGTCGCCAGTTGTCGGATCGAAACCTGCTCACGCAGCAGCATCTGCAAGACGGTCTGCACCTCGGCGAGCGACATAACGCCCGGGATCAGTTCGTTGACCACCGCCGGCGAGGTCTGCTTCAACTCTTCCACCAGCGCCTTGGTGGCGTCGCGGGTGAGGACCTCGTCGGCGTGGCGGCGGCAGACCTCGGTGAGGTGCGTCGCCAACACCGCGCCGGGCTCGACGACCGTGTAGCCTTGCATCTCCGCTTCGTCTTGCTTGCTGTGGGCGATCCACAGCGCATCGGTGCCGAACGCCGGGTCCTTCGTCGGGATGCCATCGACGCGCCCGCTCGTCATCCCCGAGTCGATCGCCAGCAACATCGCCGGCTGGATCTCCGATTGAGCGACCGGCATGTCGGCGATCTTGATGCGGTACTCGTTCTGACCCAGCCGCATGTTGTCGCGGATGCGGACCTTCGGCATCACTAGGCCCACCTCGCCGGCGATGTTGTGCCGCACCTTCTGGACGCGATCAAGCAGGTCGCCGCCGCGGTTGGGGTCCGCCAAGCGGATCAATCCAACACCAAGCTCGACCTCCATCGGATCGACCGCCAGGAAGTCCTCGACGCGTTTCTCCGCTGGCGCCTCATCCTTCTTGTCAGAATCGTCTTCCTGGGGACGCGACTGTTTCTTCTTCAGTGCTTGAGCGAGTCCGAGGCATGAGCCACCAAGCACCAGCAACGGGATTGTCGGCAGGTTGGTGAACACCAACACGCCAAGGAACGCCGCCGCCACGACGAGCGCCTGCGGACGGCTGAACATCTGATCGATGAACATGGCGGGCATGTTCGTCTTGCGGCTGCTACGCGTCACGAGCAAGCCGGCAGCGAGCGAAATCAAGAAGGCCGGCACCTGACTCACCAAGCCGTCTCCGATCGTCAGCCGAGTAAACAGGTCGGCCGCATCGGCGAACTCCATCCCCTCTTGGCCCACGCCAATCACCAAACCGCCGATGATGTTGATCACCGTGATGATGATGCCGGCCACGGCGTCACCGCGGACGAACTTGCTGGCGCCGTCCATGGCGCCAAAGAAGTCGGCCTGCTGAGTGATCTCGCTGCGGCGTGACTGCGCCTCACGCTCGTCGATAATGCCGGCGTTGAGATCGGCGTCGATCGCCATCTGCTTGCCCGGCATGCCGTCCAAGGCAAACCGCGCGGCGACTTCCGAGATACGCGTGGCGCCCTTCGTGATCACCATGAACTGAATCACGATGATGATCACGAAGATAATCAGACCGACAACGATCCGGTCGCCCGCCACGAATTCGCTGAACGCGGTGATGACCCCGCCCGCGGCGTCCATCCCTTTGCTGGTCGCCTGCGTCAGGATGAGCCGCGTTGTGGCGACGTTGAGCACCAATCGAGCGAGCGTCGTCGCTAGCAGCAGCGACGGGAAAACGCTGAACTCCAGCGGCGTGCGGACATAGATCGTCGTCAGCAGGATGATCACCGACACGGTGATGTTCGCCGCCAAGAAGACGTCGAGCAGGAACGACGGCAACGGGACCATGACCACCAGCACGCTGGCGATCATCGCCACCGGCAAGAGGAGATCGCCTAACCGACCCCAGGGGCCGGAAAGCGGGTTGTCGTCCTT from Botrimarina mediterranea encodes:
- the flhA gene encoding flagellar biosynthesis protein FlhA — encoded protein: MALTKDDNPLSGPWGRLGDLLLPVAMIASVLVVMVPLPSFLLDVFLAANITVSVIILLTTIYVRTPLEFSVFPSLLLATTLARLVLNVATTRLILTQATSKGMDAAGGVITAFSEFVAGDRIVVGLIIFVIIIVIQFMVITKGATRISEVAARFALDGMPGKQMAIDADLNAGIIDEREAQSRRSEITQQADFFGAMDGASKFVRGDAVAGIIITVINIIGGLVIGVGQEGMEFADAADLFTRLTIGDGLVSQVPAFLISLAAGLLVTRSSRKTNMPAMFIDQMFSRPQALVVAAAFLGVLVFTNLPTIPLLVLGGSCLGLAQALKKKQSRPQEDDSDKKDEAPAEKRVEDFLAVDPMEVELGVGLIRLADPNRGGDLLDRVQKVRHNIAGEVGLVMPKVRIRDNMRLGQNEYRIKIADMPVAQSEIQPAMLLAIDSGMTSGRVDGIPTKDPAFGTDALWIAHSKQDEAEMQGYTVVEPGAVLATHLTEVCRRHADEVLTRDATKALVEELKQTSPAVVNELIPGVMSLAEVQTVLQMLLREQVSIRQLATILESLGDNATKSKDPILLTEYVRHRLARQLCTRYRDRDGQLHVLALDPTLEDRIRTGFEHSDRGLFIRLAPTAIESINRAIGAEAEKLATQGHSPVLLVSPQVRAAVKQLTETSLPQLVVMSFNEITRDTTLVTHGVVNE
- a CDS encoding flagellar biosynthesis protein FlhF, whose translation is MNIKTFRARTLRDALAMVRAEFGPQAAVLHSREVNAGPIARFLRGRAVEVAATPDRSPLAEQAARSGLAPNFGLRMADRGLKAKEALPPQQSTIRNPQSAITHDPQLQVCSDLLAADVQPELARSLVREAASRLSGGANGVEHFRSVVQGVVRESLAVTGPIRLGGGRRVVALVGATGVGKTTTLAKLAANYRLRDGARVGLVTVDTYRTAAVEQLRTYAEIIDLPMEVVSTPEEMRRAVTKLAALDLVLIDTAGRSPRDGDRIEELRTLLDAASPDETHLVTTVTGTARGMRDALERFAPVRPTSLLLTKLDEAPSLGHAAAPVLDSGLPVSYLTDGQSVPEDIRLADAKSLAARLLGEEVA